From Cucumis melo cultivar AY chromosome 1, USDA_Cmelo_AY_1.0, whole genome shotgun sequence, a single genomic window includes:
- the LOC103490115 gene encoding acyl-CoA--sterol O-acyltransferase 1-like — MYFYLDVVMSLSNVFVRSTFGVEVRQPFNEPYLATSLQNLWGRRWNLIVSETLHSTIYKPIRYKVGMPRWVAVVTVFVVSGLMHELLYYYIVRAIPTWEFMWFFVIHGVCLALEIELKKAYEKRWQLQLAASTLLTTTFTATTTLWFLFPPMLRTLA, encoded by the coding sequence ATGTATTTCTACTTAGACGTAGTTATGAGTTTGTCCAATGTCTTTGTTCGATCAACTTTCGGCGTCGAGGTCAGACAACCATTCAACGAGCCATATCTAGCGACATCACTTCAAAATTTATGGGGCCGGAGGTGGAATCTAATAGTATCTGAAACTTTGCACAGCACCATCTACAAACCTATTCGTTACAAAGTAGGGATGCCACGGTGGGTGGCAGTGGTGACTGTGTTTGTGGTGTCGGGGCTTATGCATGAGCTTTTGTATTACTATATCGTCAGAGCGATTCCGACGTGGGAATTCATGTGGTTCTTTGTGATTCATGGAGTGTGCTTGGCCTTGGAGATTGAATTGAAGAAGGCTTACGAGAAAAGATGGCAGCTACAATTGGCAGCTTCTACACTATTAACCACGACGTTTACGGCAACCACAACTCTTTGGTTTCTTTTTCCTCCAATGTTGAGGACTTTAGCCTGA
- the LOC103490117 gene encoding V-type proton ATPase subunit e1: MGFLVTSLIFAVIGVIACFCTLICCNRGASTNLFHLTLIITATICCWMMWAIVYLAQMKPLIVPILNDSE, translated from the exons ATGGGATTCTTGGTCACATCCCTGATTTTCGCCGTGATTGGAGTCATCGCATGTTTTTGTACCCTAATTTGCTGTAATAGAGGCGCTTCGACTAATTT GTTTCATCTTACTTTGATCATTACTGCAACAATATGCTGCTGGATGAT GTGGGCAATTGTATATCTTGCACAAATGAAGCCACTTATTGTTCCCATTCTGAATGACTCGGAGTGA